Part of the Streptomyces sp. HSG2 genome, GTGGACGGTTCTGGCCAGTCCCGGTCAACTGACCCTCGACAACTACTCCGCGCTCCTGGGGAACACCGGAATCACCCGGGCCTTTTGGAACACCGTCCTGATATCGGTGCCGACCACGGCACTGGTCGTGGTCGTCGCGGCACTGGCCGGCTACGCCTTCGCCTGGCTGGACTTCCCGGGGCGCGACGCCCTCTTCCTCCTCGTCGTCGCCCTGCTGGTGGTGCCGGTCCAGATCGGCTTGCTCCCGGTGGCCAAGCTCTTCGGCCAACTCGGCCTCTTCGGCACGATTCCCGGAGTTGTCCTCTTCCACGTGGCCTACGGGCTGCCGTTCGCGGTGTTCCTGTTGCGGAACTACTTCGCCGAGTTGCCCAAGGAGATGCTGGAGGCGGCCCGGATGGACGGCGGCGGGGAATGGCGGATCTTCACACGCCTGGTACTGCCCGTGGGGCGCCCGGCCATCGCCAGCCTCGCCATCTTCCAGTTCCTGTGGGTGTGGAACGACATGCTCGTGGCGCTGCTCTTCGCGGACAGCGGCTCCCAGCCGCTGACCGTGGCGCTCCAGTCGCAGATCAGGCAGTTCGGCAGCAACATCGACGTCCTCGCGCCGGGTGCCTTCCTCTCGCTCGTCGTCCCGGTGGCCGTGTTCTTCGCCTTCCAGCGACACTTCGTCCAAGGGGTGATGGCGGGGTCGGTCAAGTAGGGCCGCACCGCGGGCGAGGAGCCCCGCCCCGCGACCGGACCGGCGCGGGGCGGGGCTCCTCGCCCGCGGAGGCGTGGCCGGACGCGGTCACTGCCGGGTCGGGCCGGGCGAACGAAGTTCCGAAGGCAGCCGGGACGCCGCAGCGGCGTCGAGCAGCCACAGCGTCTCGGACCGGCCCCGAGCCCCCGCCGCCGGCGCCCGGACCTCATCGGCGCCGGACAGCGCCAGCGCGGCGGCGCCGGCCTTGTCCTCACCGGCCGCGAGCAGCCACACGGCGCGGGCCTCCCGGATCGCCGGCAGGGTCAGCGACACCCTGGTGGGCGGGGGCTTGGGCGAGTCCCGCACGCCGACCACGGCTCGCTCGGTCTCGCGCACGGCGGGAGACTCGGGGAAGAGCGAGGCCACGTGGGTGTCCGGGCCGACGCCCAGGAGCAGGACGTCGAAGGCGGGAACCGTTCGGCCGGGGCCGGCGGCACGCGCCAGTTCCCGGGCGTATTCGGCCGCCGCCGCGTCCACGTCCTGCCCGTGCGGGCCGTCGGACGCCGGCATCACGTGCACCCGTTCCGAGGCGAGCGGCACCGAGTCCGCCAGCGCTTCCCGGGCCTGTGTCACGTTGCGGTCCGGGTCTCCCTCGGGCAGGAAGCGTTCGTCGCCCCACCACAGGTCCAGCCGCGTCCAGTCGATCGCCTCCCGGGCCGGCGCGGAGGCGAGGGCGGCGAGCAGACCGTTGCCGTTGCGCCCACCGGTGAGCACCACGGAGGCGTGACCGCGCGCCGCCTGGGCGTCGACCACGGCGGTGATCAGCCTCGCCGCGGTGGCCCGGGCCATCACCCGCTTGTCCCGGTGGACCACCAGTCGGGGCGCGGGCGCGCTCACTTCGCCGCCGACTTCCGCACCGGCGGCGTCTCCTGCGCCGCGTGCGCCGCGGGCGCCTTCGCCGCTTCCTCGATCGGGGTGGGGACCGCCAGGGGCGCCGACGCCCCTCCCTTGGTCCCGCCGTCGCCGGCCGGGCCGTTCAGGCGCTTCAGGCCTTGGCGCAGGGCCGAGGCGTAGGTGTCGTCGGGGTCCAGCCGCCGCAGTTCCTCGGCGATCAGCTCCGCTGTGTCCCGGCGCTTGAGCGCCACCGCGCGGTCGGGTTGGCCGTGGATGGACAGGGTCGCGAGAGTGCCGTCGCCCCGGTCCAGGGCGATCGGGCCGCAGTCCGTGTCCAACCGGACGGCGGTCAACCCGGGACCGGCGGAGGAGGACCGCTCCACGGGCACTCCCAACCGCTCGGCGAGCCACATCGCCAGCAGCTCGCGACTGGGGTCGACTTCCTCGCCCTCCACCTGGACGCCCCGTACTTCGCAGGCCACCTGGTCCAGGGCCGCCGCCAGCATCGACCGCCACGGCGTGATCCTGGTCCAGGACAGGTCCGTGTCGCCCGGGGTGTAGTTGCGAGCCCGGGTGATCAGCTCCGCGACGGGCCGCTCGCACGCGTAGGTGTCGGTGACCCGACGCTGGGCCAGGGAACCCAGCGGATCGCTGGCCGGGTTCGTGGGCGCGTCGGCCGGCCACCACACCACGACCGGCGCGTCCGGCAACAGCAGCGGCAGCACCACCGACTGGGCGTGGTCGACGACCTCGCCGTGCAACCGCAGCACGACCGTCTCGCCGGTGCCCGCGTCGGTGCCGAGGCGGACCTCGGCGTCCAGCCGGGACCTGGTGCGGTCGCGGGGGGTGCGCGAGACCCGCCTGATCACCACCAGGGTCCGTGAGGGGTGCTCGTGCGAGGCCTCGCCCGCCGCCTTCAGCGCGTCGTAGGCGTTCTCCTCGTCCGTGACGACCACGAGGGTGAGCACCATGCCGATGGCCGGCGTGCCGATGGCCCGGCGGCCTTGCACCAGTGCCTTGTTGACCTTGCCGGCTGTCGTGTCGATGAGGTCGATCTTCATGGCCGGCGCCAGCTCCGTCCGTCTCGCTCGAGCATGTGGTCCGCCTCGGCGGGTCCCCAGGTACCGGCGGGGTACCGGGCCGGGGCGCCGTGTCGTTCCCAGTACTCCTCGATCGGGTCGAGGATGCGCCAGGACAGTTCGACCTCCTCGGTTCGGGGGAACAGGTTGGCGTCGCCGAGGAGGACGTCCAGGATGAGTCGCTCGTAGGCCTCGGGGCTCGACTCGGTGAAGGACTCGCCGTAGGCGAAGTCCATCGAGACGTCCCTGATCTCCATCGACGTGCCGGGAACCTTCGAGCCGAACCTGACCGTGACGCCCTCGTCGGGCTGCACTCGGACGACGATCGCGTTCTGTCCCAGCTCCGCGGTGGCGGTGGAGTCGAAGGGGGAGTGGGGGGCGCGTTGGAAAACGACGGCGATCTCCGTCACGCGGCGGCCCAGCCGCTTGCCGGTGCGCAGGTAGAAGGGGACGCCCGCCCAGCGGCGGTTGTCGATCGCCAGTCTGATCGCGGCGTAGGTGTCGGTCTTCGACTTCGGGTCGATCCCCTCCTCGTCGAGGTAGCCGATGACCTTGGCTCCGCCCTGCCAACCCGCCGCGTACTGGGCACGCACCGTGTCCCGGCCCAGGTCCTTGGGCAGCCGGACGGCCCCGAGCACCTTGGTCTTCTCGGCGGCCAACGCGTCCGCGTCGAAGGAGGCGGGTTCCTCCATGGTGGTGAGGGCGAGGAGCTGGAGCAGGTGGTTCTGGATGACGTCGCGGGCCGCGCCGATGCCGTCGTAGTAGCCCGCCCGGCCACCGATGCCGATGTCCTCGGCCATGGTGATCTGGACGTGGTCGACGTAGGACCGGTTCCAGATGGGCTCGAACATCTGGTTGGCGAAGCGCAGCGCCAGGATGTTCTGGACGGTCTCCTTGCCCAGGTAGTGGTCGATCCGGAAGACCTGGTCCGGGGCGAAGACCTCGTGGACGATCGAGTTGAGCTCCTCGGCGGACCTCAGGTCGTGGCCGAAGGGCTTCTCGATGACCGCCCGTCGCCACGCCCCCTCCGACTGATCCGCGAGGCCGTGCTTCTTCAGCTGCTGGATGACGACCGGGAAGGACTTGGGCGGCACCGAGAGGTAGAAGGCGAAGTTGCCGCCGGTACCCTGGGCCTTGTCCAGTTCCTGGATGGTGTCGCGCAGCCGGACGAAGGCGTCGTCGTCGTCGAAGGTGCCCTGGACGAAGCGCATGCCCTGCAGCAACTGCTGCCAGACCTCCTCCCGGAACGGCGTGCGCGCGTGCTCCTTGACCGCGTCGTGCA contains:
- the pgl gene encoding 6-phosphogluconolactonase — translated: MARATAARLITAVVDAQAARGHASVVLTGGRNGNGLLAALASAPAREAIDWTRLDLWWGDERFLPEGDPDRNVTQAREALADSVPLASERVHVMPASDGPHGQDVDAAAAEYARELARAAGPGRTVPAFDVLLLGVGPDTHVASLFPESPAVRETERAVVGVRDSPKPPPTRVSLTLPAIREARAVWLLAAGEDKAGAAALALSGADEVRAPAAGARGRSETLWLLDAAAASRLPSELRSPGPTRQ
- a CDS encoding carbohydrate ABC transporter permease → MNAVRRLVGNGVVRVFLVLVGLVWMTPLAGLFLSSLRTAEDTAEGGWWTVLASPGQLTLDNYSALLGNTGITRAFWNTVLISVPTTALVVVVAALAGYAFAWLDFPGRDALFLLVVALLVVPVQIGLLPVAKLFGQLGLFGTIPGVVLFHVAYGLPFAVFLLRNYFAELPKEMLEAARMDGGGEWRIFTRLVLPVGRPAIASLAIFQFLWVWNDMLVALLFADSGSQPLTVALQSQIRQFGSNIDVLAPGAFLSLVVPVAVFFAFQRHFVQGVMAGSVK
- the opcA gene encoding glucose-6-phosphate dehydrogenase assembly protein OpcA, which codes for MKIDLIDTTAGKVNKALVQGRRAIGTPAIGMVLTLVVVTDEENAYDALKAAGEASHEHPSRTLVVIRRVSRTPRDRTRSRLDAEVRLGTDAGTGETVVLRLHGEVVDHAQSVVLPLLLPDAPVVVWWPADAPTNPASDPLGSLAQRRVTDTYACERPVAELITRARNYTPGDTDLSWTRITPWRSMLAAALDQVACEVRGVQVEGEEVDPSRELLAMWLAERLGVPVERSSSAGPGLTAVRLDTDCGPIALDRGDGTLATLSIHGQPDRAVALKRRDTAELIAEELRRLDPDDTYASALRQGLKRLNGPAGDGGTKGGASAPLAVPTPIEEAAKAPAAHAAQETPPVRKSAAK
- the zwf gene encoding glucose-6-phosphate dehydrogenase, yielding MSSSNPLRDPADRRLPRIAGPSGLVIFGVTGDLSRKKLMPAVYDLANRGLLPPGFSLVGFARRDWEHEDFAQVVHDAVKEHARTPFREEVWQQLLQGMRFVQGTFDDDDAFVRLRDTIQELDKAQGTGGNFAFYLSVPPKSFPVVIQQLKKHGLADQSEGAWRRAVIEKPFGHDLRSAEELNSIVHEVFAPDQVFRIDHYLGKETVQNILALRFANQMFEPIWNRSYVDHVQITMAEDIGIGGRAGYYDGIGAARDVIQNHLLQLLALTTMEEPASFDADALAAEKTKVLGAVRLPKDLGRDTVRAQYAAGWQGGAKVIGYLDEEGIDPKSKTDTYAAIRLAIDNRRWAGVPFYLRTGKRLGRRVTEIAVVFQRAPHSPFDSTATAELGQNAIVVRVQPDEGVTVRFGSKVPGTSMEIRDVSMDFAYGESFTESSPEAYERLILDVLLGDANLFPRTEEVELSWRILDPIEEYWERHGAPARYPAGTWGPAEADHMLERDGRSWRRP